Sequence from the Gemmatimonadota bacterium genome:
CCGACTCGATCGCGGCGATGACGTAGGCGCGACGGCGCGGAGTCCCAGCGTCAACCGCAGGAGTCGTCGGAGGGGTCGTCCGTGGAGCCGGATCCGGCCGCCGGAGGAGCGCGGCCACAGCGGGCGGGAGCGGCCGGATCTCTTCAATCTTCCCGAGCGCCTGGTACCTCTTACCGGATGGATGGAAGGAGGGCGGAAGTAGCACAAAACCTCGATCCGCCCGTACGTCTACGAGTCCCCGTAGCTTCCGGTTTCCGATGGTGCCGCCGGGATGCTGGAAATAGAAGTGCGATCCCCGAGCCGTCTTCACTATCATCGTTGGCTCTGCGAGAACCCCGAGTCGTCTCAGCTCCTCGCCTCCTTCCGGGCTGTCCACGTCGAGCACGATCAGCCCCGCGCGGCCGGGTGGGAACCCGATGTTCGCCGCCGGCCAGCGGGACCACCATTCGGCAATGGTGGCCGGGTCCATCGTCGCGTCGAGAAAGCCGTTCGGCGTAAGCGGCTCCTTCCCGCGCGGAACGACCGGGAACACCAACCACCCGTGAGAGGCGTACCGGAGCGCCGCGTCCCGAAGGCGAGTCAAGCACCACCTCGCACCCACGGAAGGATCTCCGGGCGGCCGCATCGACAGATCGCGAGGAGGTCGACGTCCTCGCCGGTGACTACGCGCCGCAAATCCGCTTCGGCGAGAGGCCGCCGGCATGCGGCGCACCGGGCTCGGTCGGCGATGAGATCCGCCCGCAGTCCGACAGGCCACGCGACGCCCGTCAACCCTTCCCTCCCGTCCGGATGCGCCGGCGATATTCACTGAGGTCCGACGGGTCGCTCGGATCCTCGGACCCGAGGTCGGCAGCGTCCCGCAAGGACCGGAGCGCCGCCCTCGGGATTCGCCATTCGCGGCCGGCCAGACGGTACGCTCCCACGAGTCGGCCCTGGCCGGCCCACGTGCGGATCGTGGACGGCGCGCGGCCGAGAATGCTCCCGGCCTCGGCGACGGTCAGATCCACGTCTCGGGACTCTCCAGTCTCCTCGAGGATGCCGGCGATCCAATCGCGAGGGACCAGAGAGCCCACCGGGATCTGCTCTAGTGCGGACGCGAGTCGGGCGTGGAGATTCACGATCTACGCGCCCAGGTCCCGGCGGGCGGCGTCGAGGGCGGCCTCTCGCATGTAGGACGAAAGGTGGTCGGGCCGCCGCGCGGCTGCGGCCTCGATCAGGGCCCGCTCCGCGTCCGACAAGCGGACTGGGATCGGGGATCGGCGGGCGCGACTCGGGACCGGGATGCGACCTCTCCTCACGTTGGGTGCCTCCTACTCTTGCGGTGGGCCTCGGCTCGCGTATATCGTTACGTATGCGGCACAAGGATGTAACTGCAAGGAGGAACCGTGGAGATCGATCTGAAGGAAGAGCGGCGGCGTTCGCGCGAGCGGACAGGCGAAGTCGTCCTCGACGCACGCGGACCTGAGCTGGTCCTCGCCGAAGAGCGGGCCCACGCGGCCGAGGGATACGTCCAGGGACTAAGGTCGAAACTTCTCGGGACGGAGACTCCGCTAAGGCGTCAGGCGGACGGATCGGGTGGCGTTTGGGTCGGCGCTTCCCCAATTGACGAGGCGTTGAAGCAACTTGCTCTCGCTACGGGGTTTCTGCATTCGGACGTGCGAGACTGGGTGGTCTACGGGGAGCGACCTCGCCTGCACCGTGCGATCATCGGCATTCGCGAACACCACGAAAACCTGCCGGATGGCACGGTCCTCCGGCACCGGTGTGCGACGCTGACCCTGCACGCACCAATCACGGAGCGTGAGATCCGGCGCATTCACCGTGAGCACCTCCGGGACGCCTGGAGCGAGGGGACGGATCCGATATCTGCCCTCACCCTCAAGGGGCCCGACGTCAGCGAGCTCGACTATCACCTCCTGCGCCTTCGGCAGAAGAATCGGGAGGCGGCATGGTCGGAAATCCTAAAACTGTGGAGGCGCACGCCCCCCACCGGACACGACCCCGGCGAGTGGAAAAGGCGCCATGCGAAGGTCTCTGTGGAGGCCCTAAAGGTTCGTTGGCATCGAATCCCGGAAGAAGTCCGAGACCAATTCACCGCCGAGGAGGAGACTCATGACTCGTAAGACCCGACTCTACACGAAGCGAGGACGCTTCTACGGCGACTTCCGGGATCTCGGCGGGGGCCTGGAGGCCCTGAAACCGAAGGGAGAGCGGATCGCGACGACGGATCCGGACGTCGCGGCGAAGATCGCGTCCGACCGAGTGACCGAGCTCGAGGCGGCGAAGAAGGATCGGGACTCCGGTGCGAAGGCACGCGCGCTCGGGATCGAGCGACCGAAAGGGGCCGGCCTCAAGTGGTACGCGGCCCTCCACCTCAATCAGAAGGAGGAGGACGAAGAAGTCGTCGCCTCGTGGCTCAAGCAGACCGAGCGCCACCTCCAGACCGCCGTCGACTATTTCGGAGCCGCCACCGAGATCGCTTCCCTCACTCCGCTCGACATGGGCGGTTTCGTGAAGCACCTGAGGGGGCTCTCGAACAAACGAGGCGGCACGCTCTCCGACACGACGGTCCGAAAGCACCTGAACTCACTCTCGAACCTCTACCGGCGCGGAGTCTCGGACGGATACGTGACCGTGAACCCGGTGGCGGACATGTACTCGAAGCCCACAGAGAACAAGGTCGAGGCCGACTTCCTCTCCGCGAAAGAGGCGGCGGTCCTTCTCGAAGCGGCGAGGACGTACCGCGCTCCAGTTGAACCCGAAAGGCAGGATCACGGAGGTGCCATCTCAGCGAAGCCGAACCCGCACCTCTACCCGATTCTCGCGACGTTTCTTCTCACGGGCGCCCGGAAGTCGGAGGTGCTCGGTCTCGAGGTGGACGACGTGAGCCTCAGGCTCGGGAGAATCTTCATCCGATCCAACAAGTGGCGGCGGCTCAAGACGAAAGGGTCGACCCGCGAGGTCCCGCTCTGGCCCCAACTCCGCACGATCCTCGAGGCGTACTTCCTCGAGCGGGCCCAGGACGGCGCGACGGGCGATCTGCTCTTCCCGTCGAACAGGGGACAGACTGAGGGAATGATCCGTGATCTGCGAAAGGCGCTCGACAAGATCGGCGAGCGCGCCGGCTTCCCCGCCGGCCACGTTCGGCTCCACATGCTGAGGCACACCTACACGGCCGCTCGGATCCAGACGCTGGATCGCGGGGCGCCGGTCTCCCTCTACACCGTCGCTCGCGAGCTCGGCCACTCCTCCCAGAGCATGATCGAGGAGCGGTACGGCCACCTGCACGGGAGAGCCGTCGACGGTGGATCCGCGGAGGTAGAATTCCGAATCGAGCACCACCGGGAGAGCGCGGACGCCACCCTCGAGGAGGCTACAGTGGGGGCCCGGTAACACGCTCCCGGGGGCCTGTTTGTTACCCGATCTGTTACCGGATCGCGGGATGAGGGGAAAGAAAGAAGGCCCCGCAGGGAGTTCGCTCCCTGCGGGGCCTTCACTTTCGGTCCAGAGCGGGCGACCGGGTTCGAACCGGCGACCCTCAGCTTGGGAAGCTGATGCTCTACCAACTGAGCTACGCCCGCAACCGCCCTGGAAAAATCCCTTCCGCGCGACCCGAGGTCAAGGCACCCGCGGGGTCAATCGATGGGCGGCTGGTTATGGAACTTCGTACCGATAGCCTCCGACATCGGCGTCCGTGACCAGATCCACCTGGAACTGGACCGACTCCCCGATCGCGGGGAGCGTGACTTCGAAGCTTTCCGATCCGGCGAGGCTCCCGTCCAGCCCATAGAAGTGCATTTCCATATTCACGTCCGTCCCCGGACTTCCGCCGGCCAGAGTCGTGACCCTCCCGGCCACAGCCCACCCGTCCGGAAGCTGACCCATCCCGATCCCGGTGATCTCGAAGGGGAGCGCGTTAAAGCTTTCCAGGTATGGATCGACCTCGCGATCCCGGCCCAGGCGCGCGAGAGCGGTGATCACCATGCGATAAGCGTTGCTGCTGTGGGTGTCCACCTCGAGGAGATCCTGCCCCACGTCGAACGACTCGCCCCAGAGGCCCGGGGCGGCGGTCGAGTCGGCCGCGTCCGCCGCGAAATAAAGTGACTGAGCGTAGTTGTAGAGCGGGTCCCGGGCCTCCGGGATCATCTCATGCGCACGCGCGAAAGCCCTGGCTGCCTGCACCTCGTTTCCCCCTTCCGAGAGCCCCGTGCCAATGTTGACCAGGTCGCGGGCACTGAGGTCCGGGCGCTGGAGCAACTCGTCGTAAATCGCCTGGGCTCGGGCGGTCTCACCGGCGAGGACGAGGGAGGCCGCAAGATTGCTGATGACGCTCAGGTCGTCGGGAAGGATCTCGCGCACATCCTCGAACACCTCGGCGGCCTCCGCATAACGCTGCTCCTGGAAGAGAAGTTGCCCGGCATTGAGCAGGGCGACCTCTCGAGCCAATTCCCACTCTGCGCGAAGCTCCGCGTCCTCGATGCGATCGGCCCGCGGTCCTTCGACCACCTCGACGGCCTGGAGGAAGAGGTCGATCGCGTCACCGGTGCGGTCTCGGTCCGCGTAAATGCCCCCGAGCTGAATCATCGCCTCGGGGCGGCCCTGGTAGATGGAATGGGCGCGCTCGAACGCCGGGGCCGCATCGCCCGTCCCGGCGAGGACGATTTCCACGCCTTCGTTGAAGGCTTCGATCCAGGACAGCTCGCGGATGTAGTCCGTCTCCACCACAAAACGCGGGAAGATGGCTTCCGCACGCTCGAACATCTCTCCGGCCATCGAGTAGTTCCCAAGCCCCAGATAGGCTTCGCCCGCCTGGAAATACGACTGGGCGTTTGTGGGGTCGAGCTGGATTCCCGCCTGGGCGGCTTCCAACGCCGACTGGTAAAGCTCCTGCTCCCGCGGCTCCTCGGATGCCTGAGAAGCCTGCAGCAAGTAGAGGGCGGTCAACCCAGTCTGCTCGTTGTCGCGGGGCGGGTCACCCTCCGGGAGCTCGAGTACCCATGCCGGAAGGTCGTCGCCCTCGACCGGCTGCGAGATCGTTTCGAACCCCTGCTCGTTGGCCCCTCCGCCACTGGCACAACCCGCAACGATGAGAGCAATGCCAAAGAGGCTCGTGACTGCACGCCGGACGTTCATCCAACTCCTCCTGGTGATCCTCGAAATGGAACTCCGAACAGGGACCCCGATCCGGCGCGGCAACGCGGATCGCAGTGGCACCCGCCGGAGGGCTTCCCGATGAGCGTGACCCCTACGATGAGGGTAACCCTTCAAGTTACGGAGGATCCCTGCGCGCCGTCAAACCTTTGAGGTTTCCCGGAATACGAGGTGACCTGCAACGACCAGGGTGGAGGTCCAGGCGATCAGTTCTTCAGGTGCAGGAGCACGCGCCGCGCGAGGACTTTGGAGAACCCCGGAAGGGCTTCAAGCTCGTCCTCGCTCGCCTCGCGGACTCCTTTCACGGAGCCGAAGTGCGTCAGAAGGGAGCGCTGGCGGGCCGGGCCCACCCCCGGAATCCTACCGAGTTCGCTCGTGAGGGTCCTCCGGCCCCGCAGCTTGCGATTATACCCGAGGGCGACGCGGTGCGCCTCATTCCGGATTCGTTGGAGCAATCGGAGTGCCGGATCCCGACGGGAGAGCCGAAGAGGCTCCGCCAGCCCAGGACGAAAGATCTCTTCCTGCCTCTTCGCGAGCGCGGCCAGCGCGATCTCCGGCGCGCCGATCCGGGACAGGACCGGCTCGACCGCCGAAAGCTGGCCTTTGCCCCCGTCCAGCAGGAGGAGCTCGGGGAGAGGTTCGCCCTCCGCGATCCGCCGCGAGAGGTACCGTTCGACAACTTCCCCCATGGAGCGGAAGTCGTCGTTGGTCCACCCCCCGCGGATCCGCATCTTCCGGTACAGGCTCTTTTTCGGCTCTCCGTTTTCGAAAACGGTCACGCTCGCGACGAGTTCGCTTCCCTGGGTGTGTGAGATGTCCACGCAGGCGATGAGGCGCGGCACGACTTTGAGCCCCAGCCGTTCCTGGAGGTCGTAAAGGATGGAGTCCGCTCGTTCGGGGGCCCCCTCCTGGGAAAGCACGCGTTCCTCGAGAATGGCGCGCGCGTTTGATACGGCAAGCTCGATCAACCG
This genomic interval carries:
- a CDS encoding bifunctional DNA primase/polymerase, which produces MTRLRDAALRYASHGWLVFPVVPRGKEPLTPNGFLDATMDPATIAEWWSRWPAANIGFPPGRAGLIVLDVDSPEGGEELRRLGVLAEPTMIVKTARGSHFYFQHPGGTIGNRKLRGLVDVRADRGFVLLPPSFHPSGKRYQALGKIEEIRPLPPAVAALLRRPDPAPRTTPPTTPAVDAGTPRRRAYVIAAIESECLELANSPEGDRNNALNRAAWSLSRFVATGEADAGKLVDLLTFAARNTGLEDDEIGKTIESAFGARGIEVPA
- a CDS encoding helix-turn-helix domain-containing protein, translated to MNLHARLASALEQIPVGSLVPRDWIAGILEETGESRDVDLTVAEAGSILGRAPSTIRTWAGQGRLVGAYRLAGREWRIPRAALRSLRDAADLGSEDPSDPSDLSEYRRRIRTGGKG
- a CDS encoding DUF1778 domain-containing protein encodes the protein MRRGRIPVPSRARRSPIPVRLSDAERALIEAAAARRPDHLSSYMREAALDAARRDLGA
- a CDS encoding site-specific integrase, producing MTRKTRLYTKRGRFYGDFRDLGGGLEALKPKGERIATTDPDVAAKIASDRVTELEAAKKDRDSGAKARALGIERPKGAGLKWYAALHLNQKEEDEEVVASWLKQTERHLQTAVDYFGAATEIASLTPLDMGGFVKHLRGLSNKRGGTLSDTTVRKHLNSLSNLYRRGVSDGYVTVNPVADMYSKPTENKVEADFLSAKEAAVLLEAARTYRAPVEPERQDHGGAISAKPNPHLYPILATFLLTGARKSEVLGLEVDDVSLRLGRIFIRSNKWRRLKTKGSTREVPLWPQLRTILEAYFLERAQDGATGDLLFPSNRGQTEGMIRDLRKALDKIGERAGFPAGHVRLHMLRHTYTAARIQTLDRGAPVSLYTVARELGHSSQSMIEERYGHLHGRAVDGGSAEVEFRIEHHRESADATLEEATVGAR
- a CDS encoding tetratricopeptide repeat protein codes for the protein MNVRRAVTSLFGIALIVAGCASGGGANEQGFETISQPVEGDDLPAWVLELPEGDPPRDNEQTGLTALYLLQASQASEEPREQELYQSALEAAQAGIQLDPTNAQSYFQAGEAYLGLGNYSMAGEMFERAEAIFPRFVVETDYIRELSWIEAFNEGVEIVLAGTGDAAPAFERAHSIYQGRPEAMIQLGGIYADRDRTGDAIDLFLQAVEVVEGPRADRIEDAELRAEWELAREVALLNAGQLLFQEQRYAEAAEVFEDVREILPDDLSVISNLAASLVLAGETARAQAIYDELLQRPDLSARDLVNIGTGLSEGGNEVQAARAFARAHEMIPEARDPLYNYAQSLYFAADAADSTAAPGLWGESFDVGQDLLEVDTHSSNAYRMVITALARLGRDREVDPYLESFNALPFEITGIGMGQLPDGWAVAGRVTTLAGGSPGTDVNMEMHFYGLDGSLAGSESFEVTLPAIGESVQFQVDLVTDADVGGYRYEVP